A window of Streptomyces sp. SAI-127 contains these coding sequences:
- a CDS encoding aminoglycoside phosphotransferase family protein translates to MTDTDIEITADLVRDLLQEQHPDLAGLAIREVAGGWGNQMWRLGEELAVRMQRMDPTPELQLKERRWLPVLAPHLPLPVPTPVRFGEPSGRFPKHWTVMTWVDGEPLDHGSISRGDHAADTLAGFLQALHVEAPADAPIGTDRGAHPKNCTDGFENFLQAVALDDIAADVRAVWDDAVAALPWEGPPVWVHGDLHPANVVVSDGTLSGIVDFGDMFAGDPAWDLAAAWVLLPTGAASRFFDTYAHADEAAIRRARGLATMKSLFLMLMGQNGDRGLPGGKPHWGPVGRAALDRVLAGV, encoded by the coding sequence ATGACCGACACCGATATCGAGATCACCGCAGACCTGGTGCGCGACCTGCTGCAGGAACAGCATCCAGACCTTGCGGGGCTGGCCATCCGCGAGGTGGCGGGCGGCTGGGGCAACCAAATGTGGCGCCTCGGGGAGGAGTTGGCCGTGCGCATGCAGCGCATGGACCCCACCCCGGAGCTCCAGCTCAAGGAGCGGCGGTGGCTCCCCGTGCTGGCCCCGCACCTGCCGCTCCCGGTGCCCACCCCGGTGCGGTTCGGTGAACCGTCTGGGCGCTTCCCCAAGCACTGGACCGTGATGACGTGGGTCGACGGCGAGCCGCTGGACCACGGCTCGATCAGCCGCGGCGACCACGCGGCCGACACGTTGGCGGGCTTCCTGCAGGCGCTCCATGTGGAGGCGCCCGCCGACGCGCCCATCGGTACCGACCGCGGCGCCCATCCCAAGAACTGCACCGACGGCTTCGAGAACTTCCTCCAAGCCGTTGCCCTCGACGACATCGCTGCCGACGTCCGGGCGGTCTGGGACGACGCCGTTGCGGCCCTGCCGTGGGAGGGCCCGCCGGTGTGGGTGCATGGCGACCTTCATCCCGCGAACGTCGTCGTCTCGGACGGAACGCTCTCCGGCATCGTCGACTTCGGTGACATGTTCGCCGGCGATCCGGCCTGGGACCTCGCCGCCGCATGGGTGTTGCTGCCCACGGGCGCCGCCTCACGGTTCTTCGACACATACGCGCATGCAGACGAGGCGGCGATCCGGCGCGCCCGCGGGCTGGCCACCATGAAGAGCCTCTTCCTCATGCTCATGGGGCAGAACGGAGACCGGGGTCTTCCCGGCGGCAAGCCGCACTGGGGACCCGTAGGCCGGGCGGCACTCGATCGCGTCCTGGCGGGCGTCTAG
- a CDS encoding SDR family NAD(P)-dependent oxidoreductase has product MTVAAAPARFTGRTALLTAAASGIGAATARRLAAEGASVLVTDVDVEGAHRVAEEIRAEGRQARDLPLDVTSPAQWAAAVAEAESWTGRLDVLHLNAGRNLPGAAHELDDAGWHDQLRLSLDSVFYGVRAAVPLLRTARGAVVITSSVHAAVGFKGFPAYAAAKGGIDALVRQLAVEYGGQIRFNAVLPGAVVTALWTQTPSEYKVQTIGRTPVGRLGAPEDIAAAVAFLASEDASFITGQNLLVDGGRSISSQE; this is encoded by the coding sequence ATGACCGTCGCCGCCGCACCGGCACGTTTCACCGGCCGTACCGCCCTGCTCACCGCGGCCGCCTCCGGCATCGGGGCGGCCACCGCCCGCCGCCTGGCGGCGGAGGGAGCGTCCGTTCTCGTCACCGACGTGGACGTCGAGGGCGCCCATCGCGTCGCCGAGGAGATCCGCGCCGAGGGCAGGCAGGCACGCGACCTGCCCTTGGACGTCACCTCGCCGGCCCAGTGGGCGGCTGCCGTCGCCGAGGCCGAGTCCTGGACCGGACGCCTCGACGTGCTCCACCTCAACGCCGGTCGCAACCTGCCAGGAGCGGCACACGAACTCGACGACGCCGGCTGGCACGACCAGCTGCGGCTCTCCCTCGACTCGGTGTTCTACGGCGTCCGGGCCGCGGTGCCGCTGCTCAGGACGGCCAGGGGCGCGGTGGTGATCACCTCGTCCGTCCACGCGGCCGTCGGCTTCAAGGGCTTCCCGGCATACGCGGCGGCCAAGGGCGGAATCGACGCTCTCGTGCGCCAGTTGGCCGTCGAGTACGGCGGACAGATCAGGTTCAACGCCGTCCTGCCCGGAGCCGTGGTCACGGCCCTGTGGACCCAGACGCCCTCGGAGTACAAGGTGCAGACCATCGGACGCACACCTGTCGGCAGGCTGGGCGCCCCCGAGGACATCGCCGCCGCTGTGGCCTTCCTCGCCTCCGAGGACGCCTCCTTCATCACAGGACAAAACCTCCTCGTGGACGGCGGCCGCAGCATCAGCTCCCAGGAGTAG
- a CDS encoding DUF1772 domain-containing protein: protein MLNALGVVTTVVVGLMVGVEFSVAFIMNRILNALPEDSAQLGHAHGGRMLGTLMPFWYIGSLVLSAIWAAAGWDHKGAGLVATAAGLLIVSVVMSMLLLVPINNRNRTWTPENRPADWKEQLHRWERYHYVRVAVIIAAFALLTSALV, encoded by the coding sequence ATGCTCAACGCACTCGGAGTCGTCACCACCGTCGTCGTCGGCCTGATGGTGGGGGTGGAGTTCTCCGTCGCCTTCATCATGAACCGGATCCTGAACGCGCTCCCCGAGGACAGCGCCCAGCTCGGCCACGCCCACGGCGGCCGGATGCTCGGCACCCTGATGCCGTTCTGGTACATCGGCTCACTCGTCCTCAGCGCGATCTGGGCCGCCGCCGGATGGGACCACAAGGGCGCCGGACTCGTCGCCACCGCCGCCGGTCTGCTGATCGTCAGCGTGGTCATGTCGATGCTGCTACTCGTCCCGATCAACAACCGAAACAGGACCTGGACCCCCGAGAACCGCCCCGCCGACTGGAAGGAGCAGCTGCACCGCTGGGAGCGCTACCACTACGTCCGCGTCGCCGTCATCATCGCCGCCTTCGCCCTGCTCACCTCCGCCCTCGTCTGA
- a CDS encoding SDR family oxidoreductase, with amino-acid sequence MAAPPRHPYRFGRRDRDRLPRTQPLTGRVIAVTGAGRGIGRAVAARLAAAGAAVAIGDLDAELATEAADAIGAHPGGRPLGLSLDVTDTHSFEDFLRTVETRLGPIDVLINNAGIMWVGPFGEEPEEAALRQFDVNVHGVLRGMKLVIPRMRKRGHGHVVNIASAASKVAPPGEATYAATKHAVHGYSTAVRAELRGTGVHVSLVMPGVVDTDLAVGTASGPTRRLTTDQVADAVLDVVLRPRFEVFVPRQVAALTRLAAVLPGRARDALHHLLVPDQLAALSDRSVRAAYEQRTRTARHPEG; translated from the coding sequence GTGGCAGCACCGCCCAGGCACCCGTACAGGTTCGGCCGACGAGACCGCGACAGACTCCCCCGCACACAACCGCTGACCGGCCGAGTGATCGCGGTCACCGGGGCGGGCCGCGGAATCGGGCGTGCCGTCGCAGCCCGGCTCGCCGCGGCCGGAGCCGCCGTGGCGATCGGCGATCTCGACGCGGAGCTCGCCACGGAGGCGGCTGATGCCATCGGCGCGCATCCCGGTGGCCGACCACTCGGACTGTCTCTCGACGTCACCGACACACATTCCTTCGAGGACTTCCTGCGCACCGTCGAGACCCGGCTGGGGCCGATCGACGTGCTGATCAACAACGCCGGAATCATGTGGGTGGGCCCCTTCGGGGAGGAACCGGAGGAAGCCGCCCTGCGCCAGTTCGACGTCAACGTCCACGGCGTACTGCGTGGGATGAAACTCGTGATCCCCAGGATGCGGAAACGCGGTCACGGCCACGTGGTGAACATCGCCTCCGCCGCCAGCAAGGTCGCCCCGCCCGGCGAGGCGACCTACGCGGCGACGAAGCACGCCGTCCACGGCTACAGCACAGCCGTCCGCGCCGAACTGCGCGGCACCGGCGTGCACGTGTCCCTCGTGATGCCCGGCGTCGTGGACACCGACCTGGCCGTGGGCACCGCGTCCGGCCCCACCCGGCGCCTGACGACAGATCAGGTGGCCGACGCGGTGCTCGACGTCGTGCTGCGCCCGCGGTTCGAGGTCTTCGTTCCACGCCAGGTGGCCGCCCTGACCCGGTTGGCCGCGGTCCTGCCGGGCCGTGCCCGCGACGCCCTGCATCACCTCCTTGTCCCCGACCAGCTCGCCGCCCTGTCCGACCGGTCGGTCCGCGCGGCCTACGAGCAGCGCACCCGGACCGCCCGCCATCCCGAAGGATGA
- the dgoD gene encoding galactonate dehydratase, with protein sequence MKITGYELFLVEPRWLFLRIDTDEGVSGWGEPIVEGKAHTVARCVEEMFDYLVGQDPARIEERWQVLAKSGFYRGGVVLSSALAGIDQALWDIAGKTHGVPVHQLLGGHVRDRVRVYGWVGGETPEELAESAAEQVAKGMTAVKLNPCGQLEPLATPAAINAIVDGVAAVREAIGPERDLALDFHGRFSGAMSRRVLPLLEPLLPLFVEEPVLPEFSRDLGAVVRSTSIPIATGERLYSRWDFRSVLSDGIAVAQPDISHAGGISESRRIAAMAEAYDVMVAPHCPLGPIALAASLQLDFAIPNFLIQEQALGIGYGDSSGLLDYLADTTPFTFRDGYIHRPTAPGLGITIDEDAVRAAAERGHRWRNPVWRNTDGSLASW encoded by the coding sequence ATGAAGATCACTGGATACGAGCTCTTCCTCGTCGAACCGCGCTGGCTCTTCCTCCGCATCGACACCGACGAGGGCGTCTCCGGGTGGGGCGAGCCGATAGTCGAGGGCAAGGCCCACACCGTCGCCCGCTGTGTCGAGGAGATGTTCGACTACCTGGTCGGTCAGGACCCGGCCCGGATCGAGGAGCGCTGGCAGGTCCTCGCCAAGAGCGGCTTCTACCGCGGCGGCGTCGTCCTCAGCAGCGCCCTGGCCGGAATCGACCAGGCCCTGTGGGACATCGCGGGCAAGACCCACGGCGTCCCGGTCCACCAGCTCCTCGGCGGCCACGTACGCGACCGGGTGCGCGTCTACGGCTGGGTCGGCGGCGAGACCCCCGAGGAACTGGCCGAGTCGGCCGCCGAGCAGGTCGCCAAGGGCATGACTGCGGTCAAACTGAACCCCTGCGGCCAGCTGGAACCCCTCGCCACACCTGCCGCCATCAACGCCATCGTGGACGGGGTGGCCGCGGTCCGCGAGGCCATCGGACCCGAGCGCGACCTGGCACTGGACTTCCACGGCCGGTTCAGCGGGGCGATGTCCCGCCGCGTACTGCCCCTCCTGGAGCCGCTCCTGCCGCTCTTCGTCGAAGAGCCCGTGCTGCCGGAGTTCTCCCGGGACCTCGGCGCCGTGGTGCGCTCCACCTCCATCCCCATCGCCACCGGCGAACGCCTGTACTCCCGCTGGGACTTCCGCTCGGTCCTCTCCGACGGCATCGCCGTGGCCCAGCCGGACATCAGCCACGCCGGCGGCATCTCCGAGTCCCGCCGGATCGCCGCGATGGCCGAGGCGTACGACGTCATGGTGGCCCCGCACTGCCCGCTCGGCCCGATCGCCCTCGCGGCCAGCCTCCAACTCGACTTCGCGATCCCCAACTTCCTCATCCAGGAACAGGCACTGGGCATCGGCTACGGCGACAGCAGCGGACTACTGGACTACCTCGCCGACACCACACCCTTCACCTTCCGCGACGGCTACATCCACCGTCCGACCGCACCCGGCCTCGGCATCACCATCGACGAGGACGCGGTCCGCGCCGCCGCCGAACGCGGCCACCGCTGGCGCAACCCGGTCTGGCGCAACACGGACGGCTCACTGGCCTCCTGGTAA
- a CDS encoding TetR/AcrR family transcriptional regulator, producing MSVQERKQRERAERERLIVATARELAEQQGWDAVTTRRLAERIEYSQPVLYSHFRGKREIIGAVALQGAAELATAVRAATATADGPRARVAALARTYLDFAARNPAVYDALFQLDGGLPYAQEDTPEPLKDAFAALLETLGEVTGDGVQPELFTEVFWAALHGLATLTRAGRLLPEDAEPRVKLLVDRLAIV from the coding sequence ATGTCGGTACAGGAACGCAAGCAGCGCGAACGGGCGGAGCGCGAGCGCCTCATCGTGGCGACAGCCCGCGAACTCGCCGAGCAGCAGGGCTGGGACGCAGTCACCACCCGCCGGCTCGCCGAGCGCATCGAATACAGCCAGCCCGTCCTCTACAGCCACTTCCGAGGCAAGCGCGAGATCATCGGCGCCGTCGCCCTCCAAGGGGCCGCCGAACTGGCCACGGCGGTGCGGGCCGCAACCGCCACCGCGGACGGCCCCCGCGCCCGGGTCGCCGCCCTGGCCCGCACCTACCTCGACTTCGCCGCACGCAACCCGGCGGTCTACGACGCCTTGTTCCAGCTCGACGGCGGCCTGCCGTACGCGCAGGAGGACACCCCCGAGCCGTTGAAGGACGCCTTCGCCGCCCTGCTGGAAACTCTCGGCGAGGTCACCGGCGACGGCGTCCAACCGGAACTGTTCACCGAGGTGTTCTGGGCGGCCCTGCACGGCCTTGCAACCCTGACCCGCGCGGGCCGCCTGCTGCCCGAGGACGCCGAGCCGAGGGTGAAGCTGCTGGTGGACCGCCTCGCCATCGTCTGA
- a CDS encoding PDR/VanB family oxidoreductase, which translates to MDISAPVTRPPDLYGRPRSDSFMQKLAAFSDNAVTRLARRSTPPRRPPTSEEPVIRELVVAAKHQEAEDVVSLRLAAPDGASDGSSDGGMLPPWQPGAHIELHLPSGRKRQYSLCGDPADRYRYRIAVRRIANGGGGSAEVHGALGEGMRVAVTGPRNAFPFAAETSVLLIAGGIGITPILPMAREAVRRGLDWRLVHTGRSRGSMPFAAELAELAAAAPGRVSIRPDDESGAPEAADLLSVSPAAGAVYCCGPAPMIDGVRRAFGDSRASALHFERFAPAPITDGRPFELQLGDTGRVLPVPHDRSALDVLHEALPDVPFSCRQGFCGTCRVRVAHGHVDHRDRRLTTTERAAGAMLPCVSRAPEGERLVLEV; encoded by the coding sequence ATGGACATCAGCGCACCCGTCACCCGGCCGCCGGACCTGTACGGCAGGCCCCGCAGCGACTCCTTCATGCAGAAGCTGGCGGCTTTCAGCGACAACGCGGTCACGCGCCTCGCGCGGCGCAGCACTCCACCCCGGCGCCCGCCGACCTCCGAAGAGCCCGTGATCCGGGAGCTGGTGGTCGCCGCCAAGCACCAGGAGGCCGAGGACGTCGTCTCCCTGCGCCTGGCAGCACCCGACGGGGCATCCGATGGGTCATCTGATGGGGGAATGCTCCCGCCCTGGCAGCCCGGCGCCCACATCGAACTGCACCTGCCCTCCGGACGCAAGCGGCAGTACTCTCTGTGCGGCGACCCCGCCGACCGGTACCGGTACCGCATCGCGGTGCGCCGCATCGCGAACGGCGGAGGCGGTTCGGCCGAGGTACACGGCGCCCTCGGAGAGGGCATGCGCGTCGCCGTCACCGGGCCCCGGAACGCCTTCCCCTTCGCCGCCGAAACATCCGTCCTGCTCATCGCAGGCGGCATCGGAATCACCCCCATCCTGCCGATGGCCCGGGAAGCCGTCCGACGCGGACTGGACTGGAGGCTCGTGCACACCGGCCGCAGCCGCGGCTCGATGCCCTTCGCGGCAGAGCTGGCCGAACTCGCAGCCGCAGCCCCCGGCCGGGTCTCCATCCGCCCTGACGACGAGTCGGGCGCGCCCGAAGCAGCCGATCTGCTGAGCGTGAGCCCGGCGGCGGGTGCTGTGTACTGCTGCGGGCCCGCGCCCATGATCGACGGCGTTCGGCGCGCGTTCGGTGACAGCCGCGCGTCAGCCCTGCACTTCGAGCGCTTCGCCCCGGCCCCGATCACGGACGGCCGTCCCTTCGAACTTCAGCTGGGCGACACCGGACGGGTACTGCCCGTACCGCACGACCGCTCCGCCCTGGACGTTCTCCACGAAGCCCTGCCGGACGTGCCGTTCTCCTGCCGCCAGGGGTTCTGCGGCACCTGCCGGGTACGGGTGGCCCATGGGCACGTAGATCATCGTGACCGCCGGCTCACCACCACCGAACGTGCGGCCGGCGCCATGCTGCCGTGCGTCTCGCGTGCACCGGAAGGAGAACGGTTGGTGCTGGAGGTGTGA
- a CDS encoding alpha/beta fold hydrolase, which translates to MTGPAARRIAADGVESDGVELAAYQWGASTAPPVVLVHGYPDTSAVWHPVAERLADRFHVTAFDVRGAGASHRPRGLRAYRMSRLEADLEAVLDAVSPDRPVHLVGHDWGSIHSWESVTGTRLAGRIASFTSISGPCLDHVGHLIRARLGPRHPDLPKMLRQAARSWYIAYFHLPLLPALTWRALGHRWRAFLTGSQGMPGDTPYPAPTLARDAVSGTALYRANMLPRLLRPRDRRTTVPVQLIIPSRDFCVTPVLSYGVEHWTGQTQRRPIDAGHWVQLSHPEEVASRIAEFAERVEDSFRRDSDHTAHPI; encoded by the coding sequence ATGACCGGCCCGGCCGCCCGCCGGATCGCCGCGGACGGCGTGGAGTCGGACGGCGTGGAGCTGGCCGCCTATCAATGGGGAGCGTCCACGGCTCCTCCGGTGGTGCTGGTCCACGGCTATCCGGACACCAGCGCCGTGTGGCACCCCGTCGCCGAGCGCCTGGCCGACCGCTTCCACGTCACCGCCTTCGACGTGCGCGGAGCCGGTGCCTCCCACCGGCCCAGGGGGCTGCGCGCTTACCGGATGTCCCGTCTGGAAGCCGACCTGGAGGCGGTTCTCGACGCCGTGAGCCCCGACCGGCCGGTGCACCTGGTCGGACACGACTGGGGATCGATCCACTCCTGGGAGTCGGTCACCGGCACCCGCTTGGCCGGGCGGATCGCCTCGTTCACCTCCATCTCGGGACCCTGCCTGGACCACGTCGGCCACCTGATCCGTGCCCGCCTCGGGCCGCGGCATCCGGATCTGCCGAAGATGCTGCGGCAGGCCGCACGGTCCTGGTACATCGCCTACTTCCATCTTCCGCTCCTGCCCGCCCTGACCTGGAGAGCACTGGGACACCGCTGGCGCGCCTTCCTCACCGGCTCCCAAGGCATGCCCGGGGACACGCCCTACCCCGCGCCGACGCTGGCCCGCGACGCCGTGTCCGGCACCGCGCTGTACCGCGCCAACATGCTGCCCCGCCTGCTGCGTCCCCGGGACCGGCGGACCACGGTCCCGGTTCAACTCATCATCCCCAGCCGCGACTTCTGCGTCACCCCGGTGCTGTCGTACGGAGTGGAGCACTGGACGGGCCAGACACAACGGCGTCCGATCGACGCCGGGCACTGGGTACAGCTCAGTCACCCCGAGGAGGTCGCGTCCCGGATCGCGGAATTCGCCGAGCGCGTCGAAGACAGCTTCCGCCGCGATTCGGACCACACCGCGCACCCGATCTGA
- a CDS encoding LacI family DNA-binding transcriptional regulator, with protein MGGAEESRSTGTGRPTSRDVARLAGVSHTAVSFVFNGRAEGNLSPATQERIRQAAARLGYRPDPVARGLRRRRTAVIGLVTDEIASSPFAGRLLRGAMDTAWGSDHLILTVDSGGDPAKEDAAVAELLDRRVDGIIYAAMSLRRVRVPEGLHRTHSVLANCLPEDGSLPAVVPAERAGGRTAARLLLGAGHRRLAVIGGLDDIASVERTRGFRDALRAEGVTVPAEWIVRGGGEISAGYAGALRLLDGVEPGRRPTGVLCYNDRVAAGVLHAATRLGIDVPADLSVVGYDDQEHMAAFLTPPLTSVALPHRAMGEAAARLLLDAIEAGRTPPATVRRLACPVVSRASVGPAPTR; from the coding sequence GTGGGCGGTGCCGAGGAGAGCAGGAGCACGGGCACCGGGCGCCCGACGTCACGGGACGTCGCCCGGCTCGCCGGCGTGTCGCACACCGCGGTGTCCTTCGTGTTCAACGGCCGAGCCGAGGGCAACCTCTCCCCCGCCACCCAGGAACGTATCCGGCAGGCCGCGGCCCGGCTGGGCTACCGCCCCGACCCGGTGGCCCGCGGTCTGCGCCGTCGCCGTACGGCCGTGATCGGGCTGGTCACCGATGAGATCGCGTCCTCGCCGTTCGCCGGTCGGCTGCTGCGCGGCGCCATGGACACCGCCTGGGGCAGCGACCATCTCATTCTCACCGTCGACTCCGGCGGTGACCCGGCCAAGGAGGACGCGGCCGTCGCGGAGCTGCTCGACCGGCGCGTGGACGGCATCATCTACGCGGCCATGTCATTGCGCCGGGTCCGCGTCCCCGAGGGCCTGCACCGCACCCACTCGGTGCTGGCCAACTGCCTGCCCGAGGACGGCTCCCTGCCCGCCGTGGTCCCTGCCGAGCGCGCTGGTGGCCGTACCGCGGCCCGGCTGCTGCTCGGTGCGGGCCACCGCCGGCTCGCCGTGATCGGCGGTCTGGACGACATCGCCTCGGTGGAACGCACCCGCGGCTTCCGGGACGCGCTGCGCGCCGAGGGCGTCACCGTGCCCGCGGAGTGGATCGTGCGCGGCGGCGGGGAGATCTCCGCGGGATACGCGGGGGCGCTGCGCCTGCTCGACGGGGTCGAGCCGGGCCGTCGCCCCACTGGCGTCCTGTGCTACAACGACCGGGTCGCGGCGGGTGTCCTGCACGCCGCGACCCGGCTCGGGATCGATGTGCCCGCCGATCTGTCCGTGGTCGGTTACGACGACCAGGAGCACATGGCCGCGTTCCTCACACCGCCGCTCACCTCGGTCGCGCTGCCGCACCGGGCGATGGGCGAGGCGGCGGCCCGGCTGCTCCTGGACGCCATCGAGGCCGGACGTACGCCGCCCGCGACGGTCCGGCGCCTGGCCTGCCCTGTGGTCAGCCGCGCCTCCGTGGGTCCGGCGCCCACCCGGTGA
- a CDS encoding metal-dependent hydrolase — MFRAAHAHPHRPSEPIDHHDLVLQPRDVTFDWGATPLHWLPGEPFATHTFDVLHLMLPELERWFVRTFEQALPLITDDRLREDVRGFIGQEAMHAEAHQGVLEHLLAKGLDPAPYTLQSEWIFRRVLGDRPELTPAATHAHLLQRLALIAAFEHFTAYMGHWILSNGHLDQAGADPAMLDLFRWHGAEEVEHRSVAFDLLVHLDPRYRRRVVGMLVTAPVLTRLWIRGVRFLMSADPELDERVKVRFRYYLAAARKDLLPRPGAFARSVLRYFRPGYHPTQEGSTQQAVAYLAASPAARAAAQ, encoded by the coding sequence ATGTTCCGAGCCGCACATGCCCACCCGCACCGACCGTCCGAGCCCATCGACCACCACGACCTGGTGCTGCAACCCCGGGACGTCACCTTCGACTGGGGCGCCACCCCGCTGCACTGGCTGCCGGGCGAGCCCTTCGCGACCCACACCTTCGACGTGCTCCACCTCATGCTCCCCGAACTCGAACGCTGGTTCGTGCGCACCTTCGAGCAGGCACTGCCGCTGATCACCGATGACCGGCTGCGCGAGGACGTACGCGGCTTCATCGGCCAGGAAGCGATGCACGCCGAGGCGCACCAGGGGGTCCTGGAGCACCTGCTCGCCAAGGGGCTGGACCCGGCTCCGTACACCCTCCAGTCCGAATGGATCTTCCGAAGGGTGCTCGGAGACCGGCCGGAGCTGACGCCGGCCGCCACCCACGCGCACCTCCTCCAACGGCTCGCCCTCATAGCGGCCTTCGAGCACTTCACCGCGTACATGGGTCACTGGATTCTCAGCAACGGACACCTGGACCAGGCCGGCGCGGACCCCGCGATGCTCGATCTGTTCCGCTGGCACGGCGCGGAGGAGGTCGAGCACCGTTCGGTCGCGTTCGACCTGCTGGTGCACCTCGATCCCCGGTACCGGCGCCGAGTGGTCGGCATGCTCGTCACCGCTCCGGTGCTGACCCGGCTGTGGATCCGCGGAGTCCGCTTCCTGATGAGCGCCGACCCCGAACTCGACGAGCGGGTCAAGGTCCGCTTCCGCTACTACCTGGCCGCGGCCCGCAAGGACCTGTTGCCCCGGCCGGGCGCGTTCGCCCGCTCGGTGCTGCGCTACTTCCGCCCCGGCTACCACCCGACCCAGGAGGGCTCGACCCAGCAGGCGGTCGCCTACCTGGCGGCGTCCCCCGCTGCCCGAGCGGCTGCCCAATGA
- a CDS encoding LacI family DNA-binding transcriptional regulator has protein sequence MPEQPARARLVDVAQAAGVSKATVSKVLNGRQDLSVRPETRQRVHEAAEALGYRPHSGARALAGASTHALALLIPALANPTYVTIARGAYQRARELGYLSLLAEDFDGQEADESFHDLVQEGRVDGLLIASARPGHPLLDALSRSAIPHVFLNRSVEGSGRNITMDVARSSVTALDHLHGLGHRAVGHIAGPPGITPSEVRKEAFLRHADTLGLDAAPVASGDFTEDGGGSAARALLSPADGDGRPPVTALYTSSLAQAIGAMAAIRDLGLRIPEDVSVVGNDDLPVAAHLHPPLTTVAMPLHELGTAAVDALVATIEGKPTGDVVVPTEPRLVLRASTARPARPGETP, from the coding sequence GTGCCGGAACAGCCCGCCCGGGCCAGGCTCGTGGATGTGGCCCAGGCGGCCGGGGTCTCCAAGGCCACCGTGTCCAAGGTGCTCAACGGCCGACAGGACCTGTCCGTACGGCCGGAGACACGTCAGCGCGTCCATGAGGCCGCCGAGGCACTCGGCTACCGGCCGCACTCCGGGGCCCGGGCCCTGGCCGGCGCGAGCACCCACGCGCTGGCCCTGCTGATCCCCGCCCTCGCCAACCCCACGTACGTCACCATCGCCCGCGGCGCCTACCAGCGGGCCCGCGAACTGGGCTATCTGTCCCTGCTGGCCGAGGACTTCGACGGCCAGGAAGCAGACGAGTCCTTCCACGACCTGGTACAGGAGGGCAGGGTCGACGGGCTGCTCATCGCCTCTGCCCGTCCCGGCCACCCCCTGCTGGACGCGCTGAGCCGCAGCGCGATCCCGCACGTCTTCCTCAACCGCTCGGTCGAGGGCTCCGGCCGCAACATCACCATGGACGTCGCCCGCTCCAGCGTGACCGCGCTCGACCACCTGCACGGCCTCGGCCACCGAGCGGTCGGACACATCGCGGGCCCTCCCGGGATCACGCCCAGCGAGGTCCGCAAGGAGGCGTTCCTGCGGCACGCCGACACACTGGGGCTCGACGCCGCTCCGGTCGCCTCCGGGGACTTCACCGAGGACGGCGGCGGATCCGCGGCGCGGGCGCTGCTGAGCCCCGCTGACGGCGACGGGCGGCCACCGGTCACCGCCCTCTACACCAGCTCGCTCGCCCAGGCGATAGGCGCCATGGCGGCGATCAGGGACCTCGGCCTCAGGATCCCGGAGGACGTCTCCGTGGTCGGCAACGACGACCTGCCCGTGGCCGCGCACCTCCATCCCCCGCTGACCACCGTCGCGATGCCCCTGCACGAGCTGGGAACCGCCGCGGTGGACGCACTGGTGGCCACCATCGAGGGCAAGCCGACGGGAGACGTCGTCGTACCGACCGAGCCGCGGCTGGTGCTGCGCGCTTCCACGGCCAGACCAGCACGACCAGGAGAAACGCCATGA
- a CDS encoding TetR/AcrR family transcriptional regulator — translation MTGTQAAGRRYGGRDAAQRQQERRTRLVQAGLDLFGTAGYASVSVKQVCSHAGLTERYFYESFRDREDLLAGVYNELIAAITAETAQAAAAAAPDVDAQLRAGLEVFIRTLADDARKARLVLIEVVGASPRLEVRRREVLHEFAAMVAAVVGSLPGPEGSSGRLTMTAMSLVGGVNELLVDWTLGHQNATVDELIDLSHTLFIAAYRAVSDRP, via the coding sequence ATGACCGGCACACAGGCCGCCGGGCGGCGCTACGGCGGACGCGATGCGGCGCAACGACAGCAGGAGCGCCGCACCCGCCTCGTCCAGGCGGGCCTCGACCTGTTCGGCACGGCCGGATACGCCTCGGTGTCCGTCAAGCAGGTGTGCTCGCATGCGGGACTGACCGAGCGCTACTTCTACGAGTCGTTCCGGGACCGCGAAGACCTTCTCGCCGGGGTCTACAACGAGCTGATCGCTGCGATCACAGCCGAAACCGCGCAGGCCGCAGCCGCTGCCGCACCCGATGTCGACGCCCAACTGCGCGCCGGCCTCGAGGTGTTCATCCGCACACTGGCCGACGACGCCCGCAAGGCCCGCCTGGTGCTCATCGAGGTCGTGGGCGCCAGCCCCCGCCTCGAAGTGCGCCGCCGTGAGGTCCTGCACGAATTCGCCGCGATGGTCGCCGCCGTCGTCGGATCGCTCCCTGGCCCGGAAGGCTCCTCCGGCCGGCTGACCATGACCGCGATGAGCCTGGTCGGCGGGGTCAACGAACTCCTCGTGGACTGGACGCTGGGCCACCAGAACGCCACCGTCGACGAACTGATCGACCTGTCCCACACCCTGTTCATCGCGGCCTACCGAGCCGTCAGCGATCGGCCCTGA